The following proteins are co-located in the Aquarana catesbeiana isolate 2022-GZ linkage group LG02, ASM4218655v1, whole genome shotgun sequence genome:
- the VMA12 gene encoding transmembrane protein 199 isoform X2, with translation MVLQEPDVTRSGLPVRSLSYHVTSLPESSALCSLEDMASECRATEPLLRRLREEKGGLCESTRSRAEEILSQGPGALVPFSVLRELHAVLRKKGSAVYLHELLEGSEICLPVVELPERNPELVARLEKIKAKLANEEYKRITKNVTSQNGRQGTLADLGREADPILCDCGVISGPCRAVCVGSDHGRGAWRVIAFVPGTPGENAPSTAELDSVC, from the exons ATGGTGCTGCAAGAGCCGGACGTCACTCGCAGCGGACTTCCGGTACGTAGCTTGTCATATCATGTGACCTCCCTCCCAGAATCCTCCGCTCTGTGTTCATTGGAAGACATGGCGAGTGAATGCCGGGCGACCGAACCTCTGCTGAGGCGTCTAAGGGAGGAGAAAGGCGGCCTGTGTGAGAGTACCAGGAGCAGGGCGGAGGAGATACTGAGCCAGGGGCCCGGGGCTCTAGTGCCATTCAGTGTCCTGAGGGAGCTACATGCTGTACTACGGAAGAAAG GCTCAGCTGTCTATTTACATGAGCTGCTGGAAGGCAGTGAGATTTGTCTACCTGTAGTGGAACTGCCAGAGCGG AACCCAGAACTTGTGGCACGTCTTGAGAAGATTAAAGCTAAGTTGGCAAATGAGGAGTACAAGAGAATCACAAAGAATGTCACCAGCCAG aatGGTCGACAGGGAACTCTGGCTGATCTAGGCAGAGAAG CGGATCCTATCCTCTGTGATTGTGGCGTCATTAGTGGGCCTTGCAGAGCTGTATGTGTTGGTTCGGACCATGGAAGGGGAGCTTGGAGAGTTATAGCATTTGTTCCTGGCACTCCTGGAGAGAATGCACCCTCTACTGCTGAGCTGGACTCTGTCTGCTGA
- the VMA12 gene encoding transmembrane protein 199 isoform X1: MVLQEPDVTRSGLPVRSLSYHVTSLPESSALCSLEDMASECRATEPLLRRLREEKGGLCESTRSRAEEILSQGPGALVPFSVLRELHAVLRKKGSAVYLHELLEGSEICLPVVELPERNPELVARLEKIKAKLANEEYKRITKNVTSQNGRQGTLADLGREVRPLKKIVVTVFNFFVTVAAAFACTYIGSQYVFSESATRILSSVIVASLVGLAELYVLVRTMEGELGEL, from the exons ATGGTGCTGCAAGAGCCGGACGTCACTCGCAGCGGACTTCCGGTACGTAGCTTGTCATATCATGTGACCTCCCTCCCAGAATCCTCCGCTCTGTGTTCATTGGAAGACATGGCGAGTGAATGCCGGGCGACCGAACCTCTGCTGAGGCGTCTAAGGGAGGAGAAAGGCGGCCTGTGTGAGAGTACCAGGAGCAGGGCGGAGGAGATACTGAGCCAGGGGCCCGGGGCTCTAGTGCCATTCAGTGTCCTGAGGGAGCTACATGCTGTACTACGGAAGAAAG GCTCAGCTGTCTATTTACATGAGCTGCTGGAAGGCAGTGAGATTTGTCTACCTGTAGTGGAACTGCCAGAGCGG AACCCAGAACTTGTGGCACGTCTTGAGAAGATTAAAGCTAAGTTGGCAAATGAGGAGTACAAGAGAATCACAAAGAATGTCACCAGCCAG aatGGTCGACAGGGAACTCTGGCTGATCTAGGCAGAGAAG TACGACCTCTGAAAAAAATTGTTGTTACAGTCTTCAACTTCTTTGTCACAGTGGCAGCAGCATTTGCTTGCACTTATATCGGCAGTCAGTATGTTTTTTCTGAGTCAGCTACG CGGATCCTATCCTCTGTGATTGTGGCGTCATTAGTGGGCCTTGCAGAGCTGTATGTGTTGGTTCGGACCATGGAAGGGGAGCTTGGAGAGTTATAG